Proteins encoded together in one Chitinophaga lutea window:
- the accC gene encoding acetyl-CoA carboxylase biotin carboxylase subunit: MQKIVVANRGEIALRVMRSAREMGIATVAVYSEADRNMPFVQYADEAVCIGPAPSNQSYLLGDKIIAAAKSTGADAVHPGYGFLSENAGFAQAVKDAGLIFIGPSPAAIEVMGSKLAAKQAAQSYGVPMVPGTETPLRSLEEAREVVKKTGFPILIKASAGGGGKGMRVVEKEAELAEQIRLAKSEALSAFGDDAVFIEKYVAAPRHIEIQVLGDQHGHCIYLFERECSIQRRHQKLIEEAPSSVLTPAIREAMGKCAVDVARACNYYGAGTVEFLVDEQLNFYFLEMNTRLQVEHPVTEMITGLDLVKEQIRIARGETLSITQEQLRINGHAIELRICAEDPANNFLPDTGRLDTYIRPQGYGVRVDDGYEQGMDIPIYYDPMIAKLIAWGADREEARLRLLRAIDEYRVTGIRTTLPFGKWALQQPAFISGQFDTNFIGKYFQPQHLEGHDTAAEQAAAILAAQLWQQLAAPKTAVTTAAAGNHSNWKKRKTRR; this comes from the coding sequence ATGCAAAAAATCGTAGTAGCCAACCGTGGGGAGATCGCCCTCCGGGTCATGCGTTCCGCCAGGGAGATGGGTATCGCCACCGTAGCCGTGTATTCCGAAGCAGACAGGAACATGCCCTTTGTGCAGTATGCAGATGAAGCTGTTTGTATCGGGCCGGCCCCCAGCAACCAGAGTTACCTGCTGGGCGACAAAATTATTGCAGCGGCCAAAAGCACCGGCGCCGATGCCGTGCATCCCGGCTACGGCTTCCTCAGCGAAAACGCAGGGTTTGCACAGGCGGTGAAAGATGCGGGACTGATATTCATCGGCCCCTCCCCCGCCGCCATCGAAGTGATGGGCAGCAAACTCGCCGCCAAACAGGCCGCGCAAAGCTACGGCGTACCGATGGTGCCCGGCACCGAAACGCCGCTGCGCAGCCTCGAAGAGGCCCGCGAAGTGGTGAAGAAGACAGGTTTCCCCATTCTCATCAAGGCTTCGGCCGGGGGGGGCGGCAAAGGCATGCGCGTGGTGGAAAAAGAAGCGGAACTGGCAGAACAGATACGCCTGGCCAAAAGCGAGGCCCTGAGCGCCTTTGGCGACGACGCCGTTTTTATCGAAAAATACGTGGCCGCGCCGCGCCACATTGAAATACAGGTGCTGGGCGACCAGCACGGGCATTGTATCTACCTTTTCGAGCGCGAATGCTCCATACAGCGCCGTCACCAGAAACTGATCGAAGAAGCGCCCTCCTCCGTGCTCACGCCCGCCATCCGCGAGGCGATGGGCAAATGCGCGGTGGATGTGGCCCGGGCCTGTAACTATTACGGCGCCGGTACGGTGGAGTTCCTGGTCGACGAACAGCTGAATTTTTATTTCCTCGAAATGAACACCCGCCTGCAGGTGGAGCACCCCGTTACGGAAATGATCACCGGCCTCGACCTGGTGAAAGAACAGATCCGTATTGCGCGCGGGGAGACGCTTTCCATCACGCAGGAACAACTCCGCATCAACGGCCACGCCATCGAACTGCGCATCTGCGCCGAAGACCCGGCCAATAACTTTTTACCCGATACCGGCCGGCTCGACACCTACATCCGCCCCCAGGGATACGGCGTACGGGTAGATGATGGCTACGAACAGGGCATGGATATCCCCATCTATTATGATCCGATGATCGCCAAACTCATCGCCTGGGGCGCCGACCGCGAAGAAGCACGGCTCCGGCTGCTCCGCGCCATCGACGAATACCGCGTAACCGGCATCCGCACCACATTGCCCTTCGGCAAATGGGCCCTGCAGCAACCGGCTTTTATCAGCGGGCAGTTCGACACCAACTTCATCGGCAAATATTTCCAGCCGCAACACCTCGAAGGGCACGATACGGCGGCGGAACAGGCCGCAGCCATCCTGGCCGCCCAACTGTGGCAGCAACTGGCAGCGCCCAAAACAGCCGTTACGACCGCAGCGGCAGGCAATCACTCCAACTGGAAAAAACGGAAAACGAGAAGATAG
- a CDS encoding GtrA family protein, whose product MKQLILDILAFFYKPFAKIMPFQTFRYLACGGGNTLLDIFLFFISYNFILQKEMVHLPFITVSPHIAAVLMAFFVSFPTGFLLNKYIVFSESNLRGRVQLIRYFILVGVCLLFNYIFMKVFVEYCHFYPTIAKILTTILVVCFSYVTQKKFTFKVKIEP is encoded by the coding sequence ATGAAGCAGCTGATTCTCGATATCCTGGCATTTTTTTACAAACCTTTTGCGAAAATAATGCCCTTCCAGACTTTCCGTTACCTGGCCTGCGGGGGTGGAAATACGCTGCTCGACATTTTCCTCTTTTTCATCAGTTATAATTTTATCCTGCAAAAAGAAATGGTGCACCTGCCGTTCATCACGGTCAGCCCGCACATTGCCGCCGTGCTGATGGCGTTTTTTGTGAGTTTCCCCACCGGCTTTCTGCTGAACAAATACATTGTATTTTCCGAATCTAACCTTCGCGGGCGCGTGCAGCTCATCCGGTATTTTATACTCGTAGGGGTGTGCCTGTTGTTTAACTACATCTTTATGAAGGTGTTTGTGGAGTATTGTCACTTTTACCCCACGATCGCGAAAATCCTTACCACTATCCTGGTGGTGTGCTTTAGTTATGTGACCCAGAAGAAATTTACGTTTAAGGTAAAGATCGAGCCCTGA
- a CDS encoding thymidine kinase, with protein MFIEPSLTGGRRGWIEVICGSMFSGKTEELIRRLKRARIANLSVEIFKPAMDTRYDEQNIVSHDESKILSTPVESSQQILLLGQGVDVVGIDEAQFFDLELPNVCDQLAQTGIRVIVAGLDMTYQGQPFGPIPDLLAQAEYITKLHAICVQCGNIATHSFRKSSDKSTVLLGEKDLYEPRCRYCYHNVP; from the coding sequence ATGTTTATTGAACCTTCTCTTACAGGAGGTCGGCGGGGATGGATAGAAGTGATCTGCGGCTCGATGTTTTCCGGGAAAACGGAAGAACTTATCCGCAGGCTGAAACGGGCGCGCATCGCCAACCTGTCGGTGGAAATATTCAAACCCGCGATGGATACGCGGTATGATGAACAGAATATCGTGTCGCATGATGAGTCAAAGATTCTCTCCACGCCGGTGGAAAGTTCCCAGCAGATATTGTTGTTGGGGCAGGGGGTGGATGTAGTGGGCATCGATGAGGCCCAGTTTTTTGATCTGGAACTGCCCAATGTGTGCGACCAGCTGGCGCAGACCGGCATCAGGGTGATTGTGGCGGGACTGGATATGACCTACCAGGGGCAGCCTTTCGGTCCGATACCGGATCTGCTGGCTCAGGCGGAATACATCACAAAGCTACATGCCATTTGTGTGCAATGTGGCAACATCGCTACCCATTCCTTTCGCAAAAGCAGCGACAAAAGCACCGTGTTGCTCGGTGAAAAGGATCTCTACGAGCCGCGTTGCCGGTATTGCTACCACAACGTACCATAG
- a CDS encoding CcmD family protein, translated as MANRLGLLLFAGLMFLCTTVLGQDTTRVISEASQQQNTETGPVNEFFRSDSKIYVAVGILVIIFICIVLYLVRLDRRLTKLEKE; from the coding sequence ATGGCTAACCGACTTGGCTTATTATTATTTGCCGGCCTGATGTTTCTCTGTACCACCGTATTAGGGCAGGATACCACCCGTGTGATTTCCGAAGCCTCCCAGCAGCAGAATACGGAAACCGGCCCTGTGAACGAGTTTTTCAGGAGCGATTCAAAAATTTACGTGGCCGTAGGCATCCTGGTCATCATTTTCATTTGTATCGTGTTATATCTGGTAAGGCTGGATCGCCGGCTTACCAAACTGGAAAAAGAATAA
- the ccsA gene encoding cytochrome c biogenesis protein CcsA yields the protein MAKHWWKILAVVLLLYVIIGGFLIKVPSIGNNQQAARSIFFHLPMWMSMYTLFSISVVNSIWYLSTNDLRRDIRASSSASVGVLFGVMGFLTGMLWSTYTWGGTIVNDPKQMTTAIALSIYMAYLVLRLSFTDLDKRARVSAIFNVFAFALLVPLTYIIPRMVESLHPGSASSPGFSSQDTAGTIKMVLWPAFIGWTLLGIWIYTLRNRYKRLALKNILHG from the coding sequence ATGGCTAAACATTGGTGGAAAATTCTGGCGGTCGTGTTGCTGCTGTATGTTATCATCGGCGGTTTTTTAATCAAAGTGCCTTCTATCGGCAATAACCAGCAGGCAGCCCGCAGCATTTTCTTTCACTTGCCCATGTGGATGAGCATGTACACGCTCTTTTCCATTTCCGTCGTGAATTCCATCTGGTACCTGTCTACCAACGACCTCCGGCGCGACATCCGGGCATCGAGCTCCGCCAGCGTGGGGGTATTGTTCGGGGTGATGGGCTTCCTCACCGGGATGTTGTGGAGCACCTACACCTGGGGCGGCACCATCGTCAACGATCCCAAGCAGATGACCACGGCCATCGCCCTTTCCATTTACATGGCTTACCTCGTACTGCGCCTGTCGTTTACCGATCTTGACAAACGCGCCCGCGTATCCGCCATTTTCAACGTATTCGCCTTTGCCCTGCTCGTTCCGCTGACGTATATCATCCCGAGAATGGTGGAATCGCTCCACCCCGGCAGCGCCAGCAGCCCGGGTTTCAGTTCGCAGGACACTGCCGGCACCATCAAAATGGTGCTGTGGCCCGCATTTATCGGGTGGACCCTGCTGGGCATCTGGATCTATACCTTAAGAAACCGTTATAAAAGATTAGCATTAAAAAATATTCTTCATGGCTAA
- a CDS encoding heme exporter protein CcmB — protein MKSALTQIIALVKKDMLLEWRQRHALFGILLYVFSTVFVINLMVGEPEEKIWNALFWVVQLFVCVNAVAKSFLQESRGRLLYYYSLVHPRYFITAKLIYNVLLMTGMSLVSYICCIIFLGNPLIHPLYFLGVVALGGVSLSLLFTMLAAIAAQASQNAALMAIMGFPLIMPILMLLANISRSAFIPVVQPGLPGMFLLLGGMDVLVIALALILFPYLWKE, from the coding sequence GTGAAAAGTGCTCTTACCCAAATTATCGCCCTGGTTAAAAAAGACATGCTGCTGGAATGGCGGCAGCGGCATGCCCTGTTCGGCATCCTGCTGTACGTGTTTTCCACTGTTTTCGTGATCAATCTCATGGTGGGGGAGCCGGAGGAAAAAATCTGGAACGCCCTGTTCTGGGTGGTGCAGCTCTTCGTGTGTGTCAATGCCGTGGCCAAGAGTTTCCTGCAGGAAAGCCGCGGGCGCCTGCTTTATTATTATTCGTTGGTTCATCCCCGTTATTTCATTACGGCCAAGCTGATTTACAACGTGTTGCTGATGACGGGCATGAGCCTCGTGTCGTACATCTGCTGTATCATTTTCCTGGGTAACCCGCTTATTCACCCGCTCTATTTCCTGGGCGTGGTGGCGCTGGGCGGCGTCAGCCTTTCGCTGCTGTTTACCATGCTGGCGGCCATTGCGGCGCAGGCGAGCCAGAATGCTGCGCTGATGGCCATCATGGGTTTCCCGCTCATCATGCCCATCCTGATGCTGCTGGCCAATATTTCCCGCAGCGCATTTATCCCGGTAGTGCAGCCCGGCCTGCCCGGCATGTTTCTGCTGCTGGGGGGGATGGACGTGCTGGTGATTGCTCTGGCGCTGATTCTTTTTCCCTACCTGTGGAAAGAATAG